GCATCAGGAGTTGTTGCTTCTATAGTTGAATAATCTTCTTTGATTGGATTAATCAATAGATAAAAAGAGAGGAGTATTACTCCTCTCTTTTTTTTATAAAAATGCAAAAAATTCATAAATAGTAATAATATACTACTTATATTTCGTTGACAAAATGCTATAAATTTTATATACTAAGTGAGTGCTTTGTTAGAGGAAATAAATCAAGTTTAAGTCAGGTTTTACATAAAAAATAAGATTTGTGAAATTTTAAAAAAAACTTGAAAAAATAAAAAAAATAATGTAAAATATAATAGTGTGCTTGAGAGATACGAAAATAAACTAAATCTTAGTTAGTAGCGACCTATTGTCGATTCTAAAAACGCAACACACCCGGAGCAGTGTATCGGCATAAGTCGCGCGTAACTTAAAGATTAAACGTGCGATAAAGGAGGGAAATTAAAATGGCTCAAAATGAAAAAATAAGAATAAGATTAAAATCATATGATCACAAATTATTAGATTTTTCAGCTGCTAAAATAGTTGAAACTGCTAAGAAAGCTGGATCACAAGTTTCAGGACCTGTGCCACTACCAACAGAAAAGCAAATAGTAACTATACTAAGAGCTGTACACAAGTACAAAGACTCTAGAGAGCAGTTCGAAATAAGAACTCATAAGAGATTAATAGACATAGCTAACCCAACACCTAAGACTGTTGACTCATTAATGAGATTAGACTTACCAGCTGGTGTTGATATAGAAATAAAGTTATAATAGCAACCTAAGATTATTATCCTATAAGGAAATTATCTTAGTATGATTATAAAAATTATAATCCGCTGTAAGATTATAGGAGGTGCTAATATGAAAGGAATATTAGGAAAAAAATTAGGTATGACTCAAATATTCACTGAAGAAGGTATAGTAGTACCTGTAACAGTTGTTGAGGCAGGACCAAACGTTGTAACTCAAGTTAAAACAGTTGAGAAAGACGGATACAACGCAATACAAGTAGGTTTTGAAGATGCTAAAGAAAAATCTTTAAACAAACCACAAAAAGGACATTTAGCTGCTGCTAATGTTTTAAAGAAACACTTAAAAGAGTTTAGAGTAGACGCTGTAGAAGAATTCACAGTTGGACAAGAAATAAAAGCTGACTTATTCGCTGCAGGAGAAAAAATAGATGTTACTGGAACAAGTAAAGGTAAGGGATTCCAAGGTCCAATAAAGAGACATGGACAATCTAGAGGTCCTGAATCTCACGGTTCTAGATACCACAGAAGACCAGGTTCAATGGGAGCATGTTCTTTCCCAGGTAGAGTTTTCAAAAACAAAAAACTAGCAGGACACATGGGTAGCGTTAAAGTTACTGTTCAAAACTTAGAGGTTGTTAGAGTAGATGCTGATAAGAACCTTATACTAGTTAAAGGTGCTATACCAGGACCTAAAGGCTCAATGGTAACTATAAAGGAAGCTGTTAAGTCTTCTAAATAATGACTAACCTAAGAAAGGAGGAAGCACAATGCCAAAATTAAATGTATTAAATATTAATGGACAAAATGTTGGAGAAATAGAATTAGTAGATTCTATATTCAACGTAGAAGTTAATGAACATGTTTTATATGAAGTTGTTAAAAATCAATTAGCAAACAAGAGACAAGGTACTCAATCTGCTAAGACTAGAGCAGAAGTTAGAGGTGGCGGAAGAAAGCCTTGGAAACAAAAAGGAACTGGTAGAGCTAGACAAGGTTCTATAAGAGCAGTACAATGGGTAGGTGGAGGAGTTGCTTTTGCACCAAAGCCAAGAAGCTACAACTACACATTACCAAAGAAAGTTAGAAGATTAGCTATGAAGAGCGCTTTAACTTCTAAAGTACAAAACGGAGAAATGATAGTATTAGATGCTTTAAATATAGAAGCTCCTAAGACTAAAGAATTCGTTCAAATATTAAAGAACGTAAATGCTGCTAAGAAAGCTTTAGTAGTAACTGCTGAAAATAACGAAAACGTAATAAAATCAGCTAAGAACATAGAAGGTGTTGCAACTGCTACAGTTAACACTATAAATGTTTACGATATATTAAAGTATGATTCATTCATAATAACAACAGACGCTGTTAAAAAAGTGGAGGAGGTGTACGCATAATGACTAATCCACATGATATAATAAAAAAGCCAGTTGTAACTGAGCAAAGTATGATGGAAATGGCTAACAAGAAATATACTTTCGTTGTTGCTAAAGATGCAAACAAGACTGAAATAAAGAAAGCTGTAGAAGCTATATTCGGAGTAAATGTAGAAAAAGTTAATACATTAAACTACGATGGAAAAGTTAAAAGAATGGGTAGACATGAAGGAAGAACTGCAAGCTTTAAAAAAGCAGTAGTTAAATTAACTGCTGATAGCAAAGAAATAGAATTCTTCCAAGGAATGTAATTAACCCTTAACAAATGAAGGAGGGAAAACAGATGGCTATAAAAAAGTTTAAACCAACTTCTCCTGCCTTAAGACAAATGACAGTTTTAGTTTCTGATGAAATAACTTGTAATCAACCAGAAAAATCTCTTTTAGTTTCTTTAAAGAAAAACTCTGGTAGAAATGCACAAGGTAAGATAACTGTTCGTCACAGAGGTGGAGGAAACAGAAGAAAATACAGAATAATAGATTTCAAGAGAAATAAAGATGGAATACCTGCAAAGGTTGCAACTATAGAATACGATCCAAACAGAACTGCTAACATAGCTTTATTACACTATGCAGATGGTGAAAAAGCTTATATATTAGCTCCAGTTGGATTAGAAGTTGGAACTACAGTATTATCAGGACCAACAGCTGACATAAAGCCAGGAAATGCTATGGCGTTAAAAGATATGCCAGTTGGTACAGTAATACACAACATAGAATTAAAGCCAGGAAAAGGAGCTCAATTAGTAAGATCTGCTGGGGTTTCTGCTCAATTAATGGCTAAAGAAGGAAAGAAAGCTTTATTAAGATTACCATCAGGAGAAATGAGATTCGTTTCTATAGATTGTAAAGCTACTATAGGACAAGTTGGTAACATAGAACACGGTAACGTTGTTATAGGTAAAGCTGGTAGAAAGAGACATATGGGTATAAGACCTACTGTTAGAGGATCTGTAATGAACCCTTGTGACCATCCACACGGTGGTGGGGAAGGTAGAACTTCAATAGGTAGACCTTCACCAGTTACTCCATGGGGTAAACCAGCTCTTGGATACAAAACTAGAAAGAAAAATAAAGCTTCTGATAAGTTAATAGTATCAAGAAGAACTAA
The Romboutsia ilealis genome window above contains:
- the rpsJ gene encoding 30S ribosomal protein S10 translates to MAQNEKIRIRLKSYDHKLLDFSAAKIVETAKKAGSQVSGPVPLPTEKQIVTILRAVHKYKDSREQFEIRTHKRLIDIANPTPKTVDSLMRLDLPAGVDIEIKL
- the rplC gene encoding 50S ribosomal protein L3 → MKGILGKKLGMTQIFTEEGIVVPVTVVEAGPNVVTQVKTVEKDGYNAIQVGFEDAKEKSLNKPQKGHLAAANVLKKHLKEFRVDAVEEFTVGQEIKADLFAAGEKIDVTGTSKGKGFQGPIKRHGQSRGPESHGSRYHRRPGSMGACSFPGRVFKNKKLAGHMGSVKVTVQNLEVVRVDADKNLILVKGAIPGPKGSMVTIKEAVKSSK
- the rplD gene encoding 50S ribosomal protein L4, producing the protein MPKLNVLNINGQNVGEIELVDSIFNVEVNEHVLYEVVKNQLANKRQGTQSAKTRAEVRGGGRKPWKQKGTGRARQGSIRAVQWVGGGVAFAPKPRSYNYTLPKKVRRLAMKSALTSKVQNGEMIVLDALNIEAPKTKEFVQILKNVNAAKKALVVTAENNENVIKSAKNIEGVATATVNTINVYDILKYDSFIITTDAVKKVEEVYA
- the rplW gene encoding 50S ribosomal protein L23, with the protein product MTNPHDIIKKPVVTEQSMMEMANKKYTFVVAKDANKTEIKKAVEAIFGVNVEKVNTLNYDGKVKRMGRHEGRTASFKKAVVKLTADSKEIEFFQGM
- the rplB gene encoding 50S ribosomal protein L2 — its product is MAIKKFKPTSPALRQMTVLVSDEITCNQPEKSLLVSLKKNSGRNAQGKITVRHRGGGNRRKYRIIDFKRNKDGIPAKVATIEYDPNRTANIALLHYADGEKAYILAPVGLEVGTTVLSGPTADIKPGNAMALKDMPVGTVIHNIELKPGKGAQLVRSAGVSAQLMAKEGKKALLRLPSGEMRFVSIDCKATIGQVGNIEHGNVVIGKAGRKRHMGIRPTVRGSVMNPCDHPHGGGEGRTSIGRPSPVTPWGKPALGYKTRKKNKASDKLIVSRRTK